Proteins encoded in a region of the Haloglomus salinum genome:
- a CDS encoding helix-turn-helix domain-containing protein yields MPDPMSEQLQQDMECEGLLECFHGLKQLDKDCFQALVDAEEAMTVDELADVVDREHSTAYRAVQRLLKAGFVQKEQINYDHGGYYHVYYPTDAQQMSADMQRMLNDWYAKMGQLIREFEDKYEGTGSVELPS; encoded by the coding sequence ATGCCAGACCCGATGTCAGAGCAACTCCAGCAGGACATGGAGTGTGAGGGGCTGCTGGAGTGCTTCCACGGGCTCAAGCAGCTCGACAAGGACTGCTTCCAGGCCCTCGTCGACGCGGAGGAGGCGATGACGGTCGACGAACTCGCCGACGTGGTCGACCGCGAACACTCGACGGCCTACCGTGCGGTCCAGCGGCTCCTGAAGGCCGGCTTCGTCCAGAAGGAGCAGATCAACTACGACCACGGTGGGTACTACCACGTCTACTACCCCACCGACGCCCAGCAGATGTCCGCCGACATGCAGCGGATGCTCAACGACTGGTACGCGAAGATGGGCCAGCTCATCCGCGAGTTCGAGGACAAGTACGAAGGTACCGGCAGCGTCGAACTCCCGAGCTGA
- a CDS encoding helix-turn-helix domain-containing protein, with amino-acid sequence MPDAMTDYLQQDMECEGLLECFHGLKGLDREVFGVLTDADEALTVDEIAAAVERERSTAYRSIQRLLDAGLIRKEQINYDQGGYCHVYRPAGGSEMAGEMQRLLNDWYAKMGQLIREFEDKYEGAEPEPPIEQ; translated from the coding sequence ATGCCCGACGCCATGACGGACTACCTCCAGCAGGACATGGAGTGCGAGGGGCTGCTGGAGTGTTTCCACGGCCTGAAAGGACTGGACCGCGAGGTGTTCGGCGTCCTGACCGACGCCGACGAGGCGCTCACGGTCGACGAGATCGCCGCGGCCGTCGAGCGCGAGCGCTCGACCGCCTATCGGTCGATCCAGCGCCTCCTCGATGCTGGTCTCATCCGGAAGGAGCAGATCAACTACGACCAGGGTGGATACTGTCACGTCTACCGGCCCGCTGGCGGGTCGGAGATGGCCGGGGAGATGCAGCGGCTGCTCAACGACTGGTACGCGAAGATGGGCCAGCTCATCCGCGAGTTCGAGGACAAGTACGAGGGAGCGGAACCGGAGCCCCCTATCGAGCAGTAA
- a CDS encoding universal stress protein, protein MLSRILVPMDDSEMAQRALEYALENHPDADIAVLHVVGEPSSMWGAATGLALEENVEEAAEARAETVFDRARELAADHDVEITTEVQLGDPTRAILNRVEDFDAVVIGSHGGSMADRLLVGNVAQKVFRRSPVPVIVAR, encoded by the coding sequence ATGCTCTCTCGAATTCTGGTGCCGATGGACGACTCGGAGATGGCGCAGCGAGCGCTCGAGTACGCCCTCGAGAACCATCCGGACGCCGACATCGCCGTCCTGCACGTCGTCGGGGAACCGTCGTCGATGTGGGGGGCAGCGACGGGGCTCGCGCTCGAGGAGAACGTCGAGGAGGCCGCCGAAGCGCGCGCGGAGACGGTGTTCGACCGCGCCAGGGAACTAGCTGCCGACCACGACGTCGAGATAACCACCGAGGTCCAGCTGGGTGACCCGACTCGAGCGATTCTGAACCGGGTCGAGGACTTCGACGCGGTCGTCATCGGAAGCCACGGCGGGTCGATGGCCGACCGTCTGCTCGTCGGGAACGTCGCACAGAAGGTGTTCCGCCGGTCCCCCGTCCCCGTCATCGTCGCCCGCTAG
- a CDS encoding universal stress protein, whose protein sequence is MRAVYATDLSDAIEAAMSSRICLECLERYGITEVHLVTVTSPNVTTGMPGSDFGKRAREGLDRQRELLETEGFDVETHVVRGTPHRRINGLAEQVNADLIIVGSRGKSPLRERFIGGTARNVARTAVRPLLVQRIVESDEDGHEVANEHLFQRVLYATDFSENAERAFEQFRNLKRATQEATLVHVTPPERRSEPEVVEDAEERLAELADRLEGMGIETRTMVRAGEASEEILAAEAEVDPTSILMGSRGRSRLRRLLLGSTSERVTARANSNVLLVPPVAVR, encoded by the coding sequence ATGCGCGCCGTGTACGCCACCGACCTGTCCGACGCCATCGAGGCCGCAATGAGCTCCCGTATCTGTCTCGAGTGCCTGGAGCGATACGGGATCACCGAGGTCCACCTCGTCACCGTCACCAGCCCGAACGTGACGACCGGGATGCCGGGGAGCGACTTCGGGAAGCGGGCCCGGGAGGGGCTCGACCGCCAGCGCGAACTGCTAGAGACCGAGGGGTTCGACGTGGAGACCCACGTCGTCCGAGGGACGCCCCACCGGCGCATCAACGGGCTGGCCGAGCAGGTGAACGCCGACCTCATCATCGTGGGGTCGCGCGGGAAGAGCCCGCTCCGCGAGCGGTTCATCGGCGGGACCGCCCGGAACGTCGCCCGGACCGCCGTCCGGCCGCTGCTGGTCCAGCGCATCGTCGAGTCGGACGAGGACGGCCACGAGGTCGCCAACGAACACCTGTTCCAGCGCGTACTGTACGCGACGGACTTCTCCGAGAACGCCGAGCGCGCGTTCGAGCAGTTCCGGAACCTGAAGCGCGCCACGCAGGAGGCGACGCTGGTCCACGTGACCCCGCCGGAGCGCCGCTCGGAGCCGGAGGTGGTCGAGGACGCCGAGGAGCGCCTCGCCGAGCTGGCAGACCGGCTCGAGGGGATGGGCATCGAGACGCGGACGATGGTCCGGGCGGGCGAGGCCAGCGAGGAGATTCTCGCGGCCGAGGCCGAGGTGGACCCGACGAGTATCCTCATGGGTTCGCGCGGCCGGAGCCGCCTCCGCCGGCTCCTCCTGGGTAGCACCTCCGAACGCGTGACGGCACGGGCGAACTCCAACGTCCTGCTGGTCCCGCCGGTCGCCGTGCGCTGA
- a CDS encoding VIT1/CCC1 transporter family protein, translating to MSSLRQQVARVLARDDVLPIARRYFVSNGFDGTLTCIGVVVGAVLSGIPDGATVIKIGLGAAVGLGTSAVWSVWEIERAETKAEILRMEKAMLTDLDDTRIQRERSTARLLHAFASGLGPILGILIPLSPFLLEGGLLTMVEAAVIAVGLGIGVLGVFGAYMGSISGQRWYVAAARMALAGLVVAVVNVFLPG from the coding sequence GTGAGCTCCCTCCGACAGCAGGTGGCCCGAGTGCTCGCCCGGGACGACGTCCTCCCCATCGCCCGGCGCTACTTCGTCTCCAACGGGTTCGACGGCACCCTCACCTGCATCGGCGTCGTCGTCGGCGCGGTCCTGTCGGGCATCCCGGATGGCGCGACGGTCATCAAAATCGGCCTCGGCGCGGCGGTCGGGCTGGGGACCTCGGCGGTCTGGAGCGTCTGGGAGATCGAGCGGGCCGAGACGAAGGCCGAGATCCTCCGGATGGAGAAGGCGATGCTCACCGACCTCGACGACACCCGTATCCAGCGCGAACGGTCGACCGCCCGCCTCCTCCACGCGTTCGCGAGCGGGCTCGGCCCGATACTCGGCATCCTCATCCCGCTCTCGCCGTTCCTGCTGGAGGGTGGCCTCCTGACGATGGTCGAAGCCGCCGTCATCGCCGTCGGCCTGGGCATCGGCGTCCTCGGCGTCTTCGGGGCCTACATGGGTTCCATCTCGGGGCAGCGCTGGTACGTGGCCGCCGCACGGATGGCACTCGCGGGACTCGTGGTGGCGGTCGTCAACGTCTTCCTCCCCGGGTGA
- a CDS encoding DUF7512 family protein, translated as MFGIENLTGPTGAAILIGAVLLEALVLYVGYGALESVLGPTIAKILRGE; from the coding sequence ATGTTCGGTATTGAGAACTTGACGGGGCCGACGGGGGCCGCCATCCTCATCGGGGCGGTACTCCTCGAGGCACTCGTGTTGTACGTCGGGTACGGTGCACTGGAGAGCGTGCTCGGCCCGACCATCGCCAAGATACTCCGGGGTGAGTGA
- a CDS encoding DUF1684 domain-containing protein, with product MSTDWKQQLQTQRQRKEEYFAESEHSPLAPHERADFDGLSHYPPDEDYRFRVPLHEHEEKERVTVATSTDGEQEYLRWGEFRVEIDGEAVVVQAYKSDPDEDRLWVPFRDATSGDETYGAGRYIDLEADEHRSPDGWLLDFNQAYNPTCAYSDRYECPLPPGENWLEVPIEAGEKAYH from the coding sequence ATGAGCACCGACTGGAAGCAGCAGCTACAGACCCAGCGCCAGCGGAAGGAGGAGTACTTCGCGGAGAGCGAGCACTCACCGCTCGCCCCGCACGAACGGGCCGACTTCGACGGCCTCTCGCACTACCCGCCCGACGAGGACTACCGGTTCCGGGTCCCGCTCCACGAGCACGAGGAGAAAGAGCGGGTCACGGTCGCCACCAGCACCGACGGCGAGCAGGAGTACCTCCGCTGGGGGGAGTTCCGCGTCGAGATCGACGGCGAGGCGGTCGTCGTCCAGGCCTACAAGAGCGACCCCGACGAGGACCGGCTCTGGGTCCCGTTCCGCGACGCGACGAGCGGCGACGAGACCTACGGCGCCGGCCGGTACATCGACCTCGAGGCGGACGAACACCGCTCGCCGGACGGGTGGCTGCTGGACTTCAACCAGGCGTACAACCCGACGTGTGCCTACTCCGACCGGTACGAGTGCCCGCTGCCGCCGGGCGAGAACTGGCTGGAGGTGCCCATCGAGGCCGGCGAGAAGGCGTACCACTGA
- a CDS encoding sulfite exporter TauE/SafE family protein: MEVFGIAASLLAMFASFGVLIGLLFGFFGMGGSFLVTPALLVMGYKPDVAVASGLAFVFGTSVIATLKHRDLGQVDYKLGVLMIAGTTAGIEVGRIGLHRLQDIGLADTFVSVAYVALLGGIGLFVTYTAMKGDGGGGVSHDEVDGEIDPDDIPDIAKKIQSYRIPPMMKLKGGIRVSLWMILGVAFATGLLSGLLGVGGGFIRMPALFYLIGVPVPVAVGTDLFEIVFSGGIGSFLYAMDGAVDLAIVVPLLAGSALGARLGAAATSLVDEDDIKVYFGIMLLLGAIAVAVRKIGGVIEMPVLDTVALVIIIGAALLVSGAVVVSSIREMRTAESSATAQTAD, encoded by the coding sequence ATGGAGGTGTTCGGCATCGCCGCGAGTCTGCTCGCGATGTTCGCGAGCTTCGGCGTCCTGATCGGCCTCCTGTTCGGGTTCTTCGGGATGGGCGGGTCCTTCCTCGTCACCCCGGCACTGCTGGTGATGGGGTACAAGCCGGACGTGGCGGTCGCCTCCGGCCTCGCGTTCGTCTTCGGTACCTCCGTCATCGCGACCCTGAAACACCGTGACCTCGGGCAGGTCGACTACAAGCTCGGCGTCCTGATGATCGCCGGCACGACCGCGGGCATCGAGGTCGGACGGATCGGATTGCACAGGCTCCAGGATATCGGATTGGCCGATACCTTCGTCAGCGTCGCGTACGTCGCGTTGCTGGGTGGCATCGGCCTCTTCGTCACCTACACCGCGATGAAGGGTGACGGCGGTGGTGGCGTCAGCCACGACGAGGTCGACGGGGAGATCGACCCCGACGACATCCCCGACATCGCGAAGAAGATCCAGTCCTACCGCATCCCGCCGATGATGAAGCTCAAGGGCGGCATCAGGGTGTCGCTCTGGATGATCCTCGGCGTGGCCTTCGCCACGGGGCTGCTGTCGGGGCTGCTCGGCGTCGGCGGCGGATTCATCCGCATGCCCGCGCTGTTCTACCTCATCGGCGTCCCGGTCCCGGTCGCGGTCGGGACGGACCTGTTCGAGATCGTCTTCTCGGGCGGTATCGGCAGCTTCCTGTACGCCATGGACGGCGCGGTCGACCTGGCCATCGTCGTCCCGCTGCTGGCGGGGAGCGCCCTCGGCGCCCGGCTCGGCGCCGCGGCCACGAGCCTCGTCGACGAGGACGACATCAAGGTCTACTTCGGCATCATGCTGCTGCTCGGTGCCATCGCGGTCGCCGTCCGGAAGATCGGCGGCGTCATCGAGATGCCCGTCCTCGACACAGTGGCCCTGGTCATCATCATCGGTGCGGCACTGCTCGTCAGCGGCGCGGTGGTCGTCAGCTCCATCCGCGAGATGCGGACCGCCGAGAGCTCGGCCACGGCACAGACCGCGGACTGA
- a CDS encoding FAD-dependent oxidoreductase, whose translation MTETFVVIGGDAAGMSAASKAKRENPDLDIVVFEKGEWVSYAACGMPYYVKGEIDELEDLVQVTAEEFREERDIDLRTGHEVVGIDPEARTVRVEGDGEAFDQPYDQLLIATGAHAVKPPFDGIDLDGVFTIHDMDHADAIQDYVTEENPQTAAIVGGGYVGIEMAEALDERGLEVHMYEMLPHVLQPFGESVATVVEDHLREQGIHLHLDTAVQGFTGDGAVDGVALEAETVPADIVVVGVGVAPNTALAEDAGIEVGETGAIATDAYGRTNFDRIYAAGDCAEAHNVVTDAPDHVPLALTANRAGRAIGQSVTGTPTEVGGMAGTAIVKAFDIGAARTGLTDEEQARDAGFDPVSVEIQASSRAHYYPGAEELTVMLMADRPSGQVLGASIVGREGVKRIDTVATALHGGMTVEDVENLDLAYAPPFSPVWDPVATAARVLSGKVE comes from the coding sequence ATGACAGAGACGTTCGTCGTCATCGGCGGTGACGCGGCAGGAATGAGCGCGGCGAGCAAGGCCAAGCGCGAGAACCCGGACCTCGACATCGTCGTCTTCGAGAAGGGCGAGTGGGTGTCGTACGCGGCCTGCGGGATGCCGTACTACGTGAAGGGCGAGATCGACGAACTCGAGGACCTCGTGCAGGTGACCGCCGAGGAGTTCCGCGAGGAGCGCGACATCGACCTGCGGACGGGCCACGAGGTGGTCGGCATCGACCCCGAGGCCCGGACCGTCCGGGTCGAGGGCGACGGCGAGGCGTTCGACCAGCCGTACGACCAGCTCCTCATCGCGACCGGCGCGCACGCCGTGAAGCCGCCGTTCGACGGCATCGACCTCGACGGCGTGTTCACCATCCACGACATGGACCACGCCGACGCCATCCAGGACTACGTCACGGAGGAGAACCCGCAGACCGCCGCCATCGTCGGCGGAGGGTACGTCGGCATCGAGATGGCCGAGGCGCTCGACGAGCGGGGCCTCGAGGTCCACATGTACGAGATGCTGCCACACGTCCTCCAGCCGTTCGGGGAGTCCGTGGCGACCGTCGTCGAGGACCACCTCCGCGAGCAGGGCATCCACCTCCACCTCGACACGGCCGTCCAGGGGTTCACCGGTGACGGCGCCGTCGACGGCGTAGCGCTGGAGGCGGAGACGGTTCCAGCCGACATCGTGGTCGTCGGCGTCGGCGTGGCACCGAACACGGCACTCGCAGAGGACGCCGGTATCGAGGTCGGCGAGACGGGCGCCATCGCCACGGACGCCTACGGGCGGACGAACTTCGACCGCATCTACGCCGCCGGCGACTGCGCGGAGGCGCACAACGTGGTCACCGACGCACCCGACCACGTGCCGCTCGCACTGACCGCGAACCGGGCCGGGCGAGCCATCGGCCAGAGCGTAACGGGCACACCGACCGAGGTCGGCGGGATGGCGGGGACGGCTATCGTCAAGGCGTTCGACATCGGCGCGGCCCGGACGGGCCTGACCGACGAGGAGCAGGCCCGCGACGCGGGCTTCGACCCCGTCTCCGTCGAAATCCAGGCCTCCTCGCGGGCACACTACTACCCTGGTGCGGAGGAACTGACCGTGATGCTCATGGCCGACCGGCCCAGCGGGCAGGTCCTCGGGGCCAGCATCGTGGGCCGTGAGGGTGTCAAGCGCATCGACACCGTCGCCACCGCACTCCACGGTGGGATGACCGTCGAGGACGTCGAGAACCTCGACCTGGCGTACGCACCGCCGTTCAGCCCGGTCTGGGACCCCGTCGCGACCGCGGCGCGGGTGCTGAGCGGGAAGGTCGAATAA
- a CDS encoding DUF1641 domain-containing protein — protein sequence MADDETPRTETDGSGEAAEASEPVESGAAEEAAEEAPEGAEEPTGREHLEAAIEENPEAVAEFVDRLDAVNELLDVMALGEEAMTDEMVVELADTGSTLAESADGLATEETVRLAEGVGANGDELADAMETLVELQRSGALDELAELADVLSLATDAMTDEMVVSLAGTGSSLGELADTAAEPDTRDGLARLLSAVGSAERTEPESTSTLSLVKSLRDDEVKQGMGYVVALAKAIGSGAGDPGEGV from the coding sequence ATGGCCGACGACGAGACGCCCCGGACAGAGACGGACGGCTCCGGCGAGGCGGCCGAGGCGTCCGAGCCAGTCGAGAGCGGGGCGGCAGAGGAAGCGGCCGAGGAGGCGCCGGAAGGAGCGGAGGAGCCGACGGGTCGCGAACACCTCGAGGCGGCTATCGAGGAGAACCCGGAGGCCGTCGCCGAGTTCGTCGACCGGCTCGACGCGGTCAACGAGCTGCTGGACGTGATGGCGCTCGGCGAGGAGGCGATGACCGACGAGATGGTCGTCGAACTGGCCGACACGGGCTCGACGCTGGCCGAGTCCGCCGACGGCCTCGCTACCGAGGAGACGGTGCGGCTCGCCGAGGGCGTCGGTGCGAACGGGGACGAGCTGGCCGACGCGATGGAGACGCTGGTCGAGCTCCAGCGGAGCGGGGCGCTCGACGAGCTGGCCGAGCTGGCGGACGTCCTCTCGCTCGCGACCGACGCGATGACCGACGAGATGGTCGTCTCGCTCGCCGGCACCGGGTCCAGCCTCGGTGAACTGGCCGACACCGCCGCCGAACCGGACACCCGGGACGGCCTCGCCCGGCTCCTGTCGGCGGTCGGGTCCGCCGAGCGGACCGAGCCGGAGTCGACCAGCACGCTCTCGCTCGTGAAGTCGCTCCGCGACGACGAGGTGAAGCAGGGGATGGGCTACGTCGTCGCCCTCGCGAAGGCCATCGGCTCGGGTGCCGGCGACCCCGGGGAGGGAGTCTGA
- a CDS encoding DUF211 domain-containing protein yields MAPVRRLVIDVLKPHEPPLLEFTQRIADVDSVEGVSSSLIELDNEVQNLKLTFEGAAIDYAAIEEAIEGQGGTIHSVDEVGCGDYVVDDRPTLQDR; encoded by the coding sequence ATGGCACCTGTCCGCCGGCTCGTCATCGACGTCCTGAAGCCCCACGAGCCGCCGCTGCTCGAGTTCACGCAGCGCATCGCAGATGTCGACAGCGTCGAGGGAGTCAGCTCGTCGCTCATCGAGCTGGACAACGAAGTCCAGAACCTGAAGCTCACCTTCGAGGGGGCGGCCATCGACTACGCGGCCATCGAGGAGGCCATCGAGGGACAGGGCGGCACCATCCACTCCGTCGACGAGGTGGGCTGTGGCGACTACGTCGTCGACGACCGCCCGACGCTCCAGGACCGGTGA
- a CDS encoding pyridoxal-phosphate-dependent aminotransferase family protein, which translates to MTKKSEYTGDYPDKTLYLPGPTEVRDDVIEAMCEPMFGHRMDRMTDLYTTIVEDTKEFLGTTNDVIVLTASGTEFWEATTMNLVEDRMLVPTSGSFSERQANVAERLGKTVDRIEYDWGTAVKPEDVRDALEESDEGYDAVGMVMNETSTGVRNPVEEVGDLLGDYPDTYFVVDAISCLGGDFVDVEEHNIDCIFTSTQKAFAMPPGLAVCTVSEAARERELEKDSASWYGGFQRCLDYYDRKGQTHSTPAIPLMLAYRKQMKHMLDEGHDARDQRHQEMAEYTRDWAREHFGLFPEEGYESQTVTCVENTQGIDVAATIDHVSEEYDMVFSNGYGDIGEQTFRIGHMGEHDVESIKALTDAIEDVAGL; encoded by the coding sequence GTGACCAAGAAGAGCGAGTACACGGGCGATTACCCCGACAAGACGCTGTATCTCCCCGGCCCGACCGAGGTCCGCGACGACGTCATCGAGGCGATGTGCGAACCGATGTTCGGCCACCGGATGGACCGGATGACGGACCTCTACACGACCATCGTCGAGGACACGAAGGAGTTCCTCGGCACCACGAACGACGTCATCGTCCTGACGGCGTCGGGCACGGAGTTCTGGGAGGCGACGACGATGAACCTCGTCGAGGACCGGATGCTGGTCCCGACCTCGGGGAGCTTCAGCGAGCGCCAGGCCAACGTCGCCGAGCGCCTCGGCAAGACGGTCGACCGCATCGAGTACGACTGGGGCACGGCGGTCAAGCCCGAGGACGTGCGCGACGCGCTGGAGGAAAGCGACGAGGGCTACGACGCCGTCGGGATGGTGATGAACGAGACCTCTACGGGCGTCCGCAATCCCGTCGAGGAGGTCGGTGACCTCCTCGGTGACTACCCGGACACCTACTTCGTCGTCGACGCCATCTCCTGTCTCGGTGGCGACTTCGTCGACGTGGAGGAACACAACATCGACTGCATCTTCACGTCGACGCAGAAGGCGTTCGCCATGCCGCCCGGCCTCGCGGTCTGCACCGTCAGCGAGGCCGCCCGCGAGCGCGAACTCGAGAAGGACTCGGCCTCGTGGTACGGGGGCTTCCAGCGCTGCCTGGACTACTACGACCGGAAGGGGCAGACCCACTCGACGCCCGCCATCCCGCTGATGCTGGCCTACCGAAAGCAGATGAAGCACATGCTCGACGAGGGCCACGACGCCCGCGACCAGCGCCACCAGGAGATGGCCGAGTACACGCGCGACTGGGCCCGCGAGCACTTCGGCCTCTTCCCCGAGGAGGGGTACGAGTCACAGACCGTCACCTGCGTCGAGAACACGCAGGGCATCGACGTGGCCGCGACCATCGACCATGTCAGCGAGGAGTACGACATGGTCTTCTCGAACGGCTACGGCGACATCGGCGAGCAGACGTTCCGCATCGGTCACATGGGCGAACACGACGTCGAGAGCATCAAGGCGCTCACCGACGCCATCGAGGACGTCGCCGGGCTGTAG